The DNA segment CTGATATCGTTTCCCTGATTTAATCATGGCTTTGAGAGTTGTCATGGTTTTCTGCAGCCCCATCGATTTCAAGTAATTGGCAGCATTGGCTTTGACGCGGGCGTCCGGGTCTCTCAGGAGAGGGATGATCCTTTCGCAGAGGGCGTCTTTTTTCAGAAGTGAGAGTGTATCTATAGTATTGGCCTTTACCCTGGAATCGTGGTGGGAAAGAAAGGAGAGCAGAGAATCCGCGTCCTGCGATTCACCGAGAACTCCAAGGCAACTGATCAGAGTGGCAAGCACGAAAACGTCCTTTTCCTCGGATAATTTTTTGATCAGGACTTCTTTCTCGATTTTTTCCTGTCTGGAAGTCAGTTTTTTCAGAAATTCCACTTTTTCGTCTGGAGTTCCATCATCCAGCACTTTCGGATCAATTTTCTTTTCTCCGCTCTGGAAAAGGGTTTCATTCTTGCGCTCCTTTTCCAGTTTATGCAGGAACAGATCATAGTATTTCCTTGCCACTGAACGGAGCTCCGGATTTTCATCCTGCTTGAAGACTTTTTCCAGAAGCGACAAGCGTTCAGTTTCATCTATCTTACTCTGGAGCAGGCTGCGCAGGGCAGTACGTCTTACTTCAACATCTTTGGAGTCGAGACTGTTTTTGATGTTAAGCAGCATAATACCTCCACTTTCTCAATTTTCTACATATCATTCCAAAGAATGTAACAATAATTTCAGAAAATTTCCACTTTCATGCTGTATCCGGTTGAATTCCGAAATGCCTGAAAAGTGTTCCAGCCGTGTTCAGGTTGTCG comes from the Candidatus Wallbacteria bacterium genome and includes:
- a CDS encoding HEAT repeat domain-containing protein — encoded protein: MLLNIKNSLDSKDVEVRRTALRSLLQSKIDETERLSLLEKVFKQDENPELRSVARKYYDLFLHKLEKERKNETLFQSGEKKIDPKVLDDGTPDEKVEFLKKLTSRQEKIEKEVLIKKLSEEKDVFVLATLISCLGVLGESQDADSLLSFLSHHDSRVKANTIDTLSLLKKDALCERIIPLLRDPDARVKANAANYLKSMGLQKTMTTLKAMIKSGKRYQIESAIYALSKIKTPESSKLQDEARKLLKSQEMDNYFFKRGAVPFGSAEEDYYECYNCGARILTARNVCDHCGVKQR